In the Malania oleifera isolate guangnan ecotype guangnan chromosome 1, ASM2987363v1, whole genome shotgun sequence genome, one interval contains:
- the LOC131167363 gene encoding uncharacterized protein LOC131167363: protein MCACKPLVRSSSLASLECSLRCNRRTPSSFSPRNLSSLSAPICSTSWFASLFSPNTGLAIDAQRVNLRAYSYGEGALAFENTGPLDESVGKGLTLETPEDSVKDTVEQLLSKGDDVARLMKMERRPEANVGGQPTRPTRWFPYLDRFKAGSSFLSSREVLEALNPYILDVRKQRFNNAVKNRTYSVCLVVEGLSDFGNVSAAFRSADALGFQSVHVVSCDSAKRYRDNRHVSMGAEKWLDIELWNSTQECFQVLKSRGYRIATTHVGINAVSIYDMDWSCPTAIIVGNESRGVSDEALELSDLHCSIPMKGMVDSFNVSVAAGILMHHAVCDRTLRLGCHGDLSLEESQILLAEFSLRHSKSTISIAHEYANRKTVKPIPKL from the exons atgtGCGCCTGCAAACCCCTAGTCCGTTCTTCTTCTCTTGCTTCTCTGGAATGCAGTCTACGATGCAATCGACGAACACCCTCTTCATTTTCTCCTCGGAATCTCTCTTCCCTCTCTGCCCCCATATGCTCTACCTCCTGGTTTGCCTCGCTCTTCTCTCCAAATACGG GGTTAGCAATCGACGCGCAAAGAGTTAATCTGAGAGCTTACTCATACGGTGAAGGAGCTCTTGCCTTCGAAAATACAGGTCCCTTAGATGAAAGCGTCGGTAAAGGCTTAACCCTAGAAACTCCAGAAGACTCGGTTAAAGACACCGTGGAGCAGCTGCTTTCCAAGGGCGATGATGTCGCGAGACTGATGAAAATGGAACGAAGGCCTGAGGCTAATGTCGGAGGCCAACCCACTCGTCCAACTAGGTGGTTTCCGTATCTTGATAGATTCAAGGCGGGAAGTTCATTTTTGAGCAGCAGAGAGGTGTTGGAAGCGCTCAATCCTTATATACTGGACGTGAGGAAACAGAGGTTTAACAATGCGGTGAAGAATAGGACCTATTCGGTGTGTTTGGTGGTTGAGGGTTTGAGTGATTTTGGGAATGTTTCGGCCGCATTTCGCTCGGCTGATGCACTTGGGTTTCAATCGGTTCATGTAGTCTCCTGCGACAGCGCTAAAAG GTATAGAGACAACCGTCATGTTAGCATGGGTGCAGAGAAATGGTTGGATATTGAATTGTGGAACTCTACCCAAGAATGCTTTCAGGTTTTAAAGTCACGTGGGTATCGCATTGCCACAACACATGTGGGTATAAATGCG GTTTCCATTTATGACATGGATTGGTCATGTCCAACTGCGATAATTGTTGGAAATGAAAGCAG GGGAGTAAGTGATGAAGCTTTGGAGTTGTCGGATTTGCATTGCAGTATTCCTATGAAAGGCATGGTGGACTCCTTCAATGTTTCTGTTGCTGCAGGCATCCTCATGCATCATGCAGTTTGTGACAGAACTTTGCGTCTG GGTTGTCATGGTGACCTGAGCCTGGAAGAAAGCCAAATCCTACTTGCGGAGTTCTCTCTGCGTCATAGCAAGAGTACGATTAGCATTGCGCATGAGTATGCGAATCGGAAGACAGTCAAACCGATCCCAAAGCTCTAA